GAATGAATGAACTGAAATTAAGAAAAATTTTTACCCAGGTATTTGGGATGGGCCTAAACGATTACCACCAGCATCGGCGTATGCAGGAAGCTGCAAGGCTTTTAAGAGAAGAGAAACGATCCGTTTCAGAAGTTGGATATCAGTTAGGGTTCAGCAACCTCAGTTACTTTGGGCGATTGTTTGAAAAATACTTTGGACTAAAACCAAAAAAGTGGAGCGAAAAAAATCGGATTTAATGGTGCTAACGTGATTTTATATAATATTCTAAATCTACGTGGCTGTAATTCCGTCAGAGCAAAATTGAGGGCTCAACGAAAAGCTATAATTTAATAAATGAATGAATGGATATGAAACTAAACGGTTTTCACGCCTGAATGCAGATTCCGGTGAAAGTATCCAGAGTATCAGAGGGCATATGTAAGGCAACAAAGCAGAAGGGGAAAAAGGATGAAGCGGCTACGACAAAGTACAGTTGACCCAGCCTTTAGAAGCTTGGTTCAATATTATGGATTCAGTAAAGTAAATGTGCTGGGAAAGCAAGGAGCTCATAAGAACATTTTGGTGGCTGCCATTGCATTTAATGTCAAGAAGCATCTTAAAACGACAAAAATAAAAGTCGGTATAAGTGCTGCCCAGGAAGTTAGTAGCCGATCTACTATTACCAATCCGCTCTTTTTAGCAGATTACCTTTCTTTTTGAAAGGTAAAAGAAATATTTGAAGCAGATCTCAAAAATTCCTTGTTCGGACTACTTCTTCAACAGCCACGACCGGTTCTTTATACATTTCCATAAATACTCATAAAATCTGATACACTAGTTTGAGCCAATCCGGTTGCATTTATGTCGGCAGCCGTTTGAATACAGAAAATGACCGGATATCTTGCCATCATACATAGTTGGATAAGCGTTCTGGCAGCTCTATTGGGATCTTCTGACCGCAGGCTTCCAATTACCATTTGTTTTTCCAAAAAGTCGGCAAGAAGCTCCTCAGTTGCCTTCGGCGCACGTTCATAAAACAGCCTGCCGACTTCCGGAAAACGCGAACTCTCGCTCACTGCAAGTCGATGCAATTCAACTGATTCTGGCGAACATATCTCTTCGATGTAGTGTTTGGCAAAGTTTCTGAGCGCTTTTTCCAAAGGAATATTGGAGTCAAGATCAGGAGCCAACCTACCCCGAAAAGCAGCAGTGGCGTGCTCGATATATGCCGCGAAAAGAACCTCTTTATTAGGGAAGTACCGCCACAGGGTTTCTTTTGACCCACCAGATGCCAAAGCAATCGCCGACATCGTAGTGCCACCATAACCATGTAGAAGGAAGTGCTGTCCAGCAACCTCCAGGATTGTCTTACGGCGCGCTTGTTGTTGCAGATCTTTAGACATTATTTATTTGCTTGCAATTTACCGTACCATTTAGTACGTTTGTTTAACCGTACCACGTGGTACGGTTAAACAATTTTTCAATATGAGTTTTACAACAAAGATACATTCCTATGACGGCGTAGGCAAGTTCAATGTGTATGTGGCAGAGCCAGAGGGGAGACCACGGGGGGCAGTTCTCGTCATTCAGGAAATTTTCGGAGTCGATACTGACATTCGCTGGCGTTGCGACCTCTTGGCCCAAAGCGGTTACCTGGCCATAGCGCCTGACCTTTTCTGGCGTCTGGATCCGGGTATGGAATTGGACCCGGACGTGAAATCCAACTTGAAACGTTCCGTGGATGTCGTCATGCGCTTTAACACGGATAAAGGGGTACACGATGTCCAGAGCACGATAAACAAAGCTCGAGAGATCGCAGGCAGTAAGGTAAAGGTCGGCTTGGTCGGTTATTGCCTGGGTGGACGCATGGCGGCTTATGCTTCGGCCAGAACAGATATTGATGCGGCCGTATCTTACTACGGTGTGCAGATCGAGCGCATGCTTGACGAAAAAGATGCCATCAGAAATCCGCTCATGTTACATATGCCAGAGTTCGACGAACACGTGGGCAAAGAGATTCAGGCGCAAATTCATGCTGCTTTTGACCGTAATCCGCAGATCACGATTTTTGACTATCCAGGCGAACACCATGGTTTTGCTTGCACCCTTGGCAAACGTAGATCGGAAGCCGCAGCGGCTTTAGCAGATCAGCGTACATCTGACTTTTTATCCGAACACATTGGTTGATATAAGCGTGGGTAAGGAACTATAAAAGACCAAAACTATGAAAATTATAGCTTTAGAAGAACACTTTGTACCTGGTCGGGTAAGTGACGCCTGGACGGCAACCGCGGCCCAACAAGACTTCACAGTGTCCTTAAATAGCAATCAATATGCAAGGCAATTGGAAGATCTGGAGGATATCCGCATTCAGGCAATGGATGATGCAGGCATCGATATTCAGGTGCTGTCACTGCCGTCACCCGGTGTTCAGAATTTTGAGCCAGCAGATGCCATATCAGTTGCCAGAGACTTCAATGACATCTTGAAGGGTGCCATTAAAAACCGACCTGATCGCTTCGATGGTTTCGCAACGCTTCCTGCACCTGATCCGGCGGCAGCAGCAAAAGAGCTGCAACGTGCTGTACATGAGCTTGGGCTGAAAGGGGCGCTGCTGAATGGACGTGTCCGTGAGCGCAATATGGATCATCGCGACTTCGATCCGATTTACGAGGCTGCAGAAGCGTTAGCGGCACCGCTTTACCTCCATCCGCAGCTTCCCCCAGCCAAAGTACGTGATGCCTACTATACAGGTATTGGCGACGTAGCGGACATCATGCTTTCTATGGGCGCGATAGGTTGGCATTATGAGACGGGAATCCAGCTCCTGCGGATGGTGCTGGGCGGGGTTTTTGACCGGTATCCTAAACTTCAGGTGATTGTTGGCCACTGGGGCGAAGTGGTACTCTTCTACTTAGATCGCATCGCACAGCTAAACCACGCTGGCCTCAATCTGGAGCGTCCCATAATCGACTATTTCAAACAGAACGTCTATTATACGCCAAGTGGCATTTTCAGCCCGCAGTATTTATCTCGCACGATCGAGATTGTTAGCGTTGATCGGATGATGTTCTCCCAGGACTGGCCATACCAAAGCAGCATTAAGAATGGTGCACGCGCTTTCCTTGAACAAGCAGAACTGTCCGTGGCGGACAAGGAAGCCATTGCGCATGGAAACTGGGACCGGCTGGTTAGCGGTATACAGCGAGGCCCAAACGACGAAACTTTACACTTACAAAAGTCATGAATAGCATTGAAGAAAGACTGAAAATCCTGGAAGACGAGAATCTGATCCGGGCGTTGGCTGCTTCGTTTGCAGATATCTGCACGTCTGGGGATGCGAAACGTTTTACATCGTTATGGACAGAGGATGGCGTTTGGTTGCTATCCGCACCTCTCATTATAGAGAGTAGAGGTCGAGATAGTATTTCAAAGCTCTTTTCGACACTTACAGTAGGCAAGCGTTTCTTT
The nucleotide sequence above comes from Dyadobacter subterraneus. Encoded proteins:
- a CDS encoding TetR/AcrR family transcriptional regulator, with protein sequence MSKDLQQQARRKTILEVAGQHFLLHGYGGTTMSAIALASGGSKETLWRYFPNKEVLFAAYIEHATAAFRGRLAPDLDSNIPLEKALRNFAKHYIEEICSPESVELHRLAVSESSRFPEVGRLFYERAPKATEELLADFLEKQMVIGSLRSEDPNRAARTLIQLCMMARYPVIFCIQTAADINATGLAQTSVSDFMSIYGNV
- a CDS encoding dienelactone hydrolase family protein, producing the protein MSFTTKIHSYDGVGKFNVYVAEPEGRPRGAVLVIQEIFGVDTDIRWRCDLLAQSGYLAIAPDLFWRLDPGMELDPDVKSNLKRSVDVVMRFNTDKGVHDVQSTINKAREIAGSKVKVGLVGYCLGGRMAAYASARTDIDAAVSYYGVQIERMLDEKDAIRNPLMLHMPEFDEHVGKEIQAQIHAAFDRNPQITIFDYPGEHHGFACTLGKRRSEAAAALADQRTSDFLSEHIG
- a CDS encoding amidohydrolase family protein, whose amino-acid sequence is MKIIALEEHFVPGRVSDAWTATAAQQDFTVSLNSNQYARQLEDLEDIRIQAMDDAGIDIQVLSLPSPGVQNFEPADAISVARDFNDILKGAIKNRPDRFDGFATLPAPDPAAAAKELQRAVHELGLKGALLNGRVRERNMDHRDFDPIYEAAEALAAPLYLHPQLPPAKVRDAYYTGIGDVADIMLSMGAIGWHYETGIQLLRMVLGGVFDRYPKLQVIVGHWGEVVLFYLDRIAQLNHAGLNLERPIIDYFKQNVYYTPSGIFSPQYLSRTIEIVSVDRMMFSQDWPYQSSIKNGARAFLEQAELSVADKEAIAHGNWDRLVSGIQRGPNDETLHLQKS